In a genomic window of Planctomycetaceae bacterium:
- a CDS encoding DUF1501 domain-containing protein, giving the protein MLRPSSRRDFLHVGFCGGIGLTLAQYLKMQSAQADIKNYESKEGTAKSVIFIFLPGGMAHQESFDPKRYAPIEYRGPMNSIETNVPGVFLNERWAQTSRVMDKLTVCRSMTHGEAAHERGTHNMFTGYRPSPALSYPSMGSVVSHEFGPRNNLPQYICIPNQPNEFAGTGYLSSSFAPFSLGADPASGNFTVRDLQLPGGVTDERFTRRRKALDAVNDYFLTKEKADSLDAVDTFYQRAYGMLSSQTAREAFDLSKEPDALRDEYGRNQAGARMLMARRLVEAGARFVTMTYGGWDMHDNIANGINNQVPPLDQAFARLIRDLDERGRLKDTLVCVASEFGRTPKINGTAGRDHWPKVFSVVLAGGGMKGGFVYGSSDSTGSEPDEKPLSVADWATTIYHALGIVADKELMAPGDRPIEIVDGGKVRRELLV; this is encoded by the coding sequence ATGCTTCGCCCATCCTCTCGCAGAGATTTCCTTCACGTTGGTTTCTGTGGTGGTATCGGACTGACCCTCGCTCAGTACCTGAAAATGCAGTCTGCTCAGGCTGACATCAAAAATTATGAAAGCAAAGAGGGAACTGCGAAGTCGGTGATCTTCATATTCCTTCCCGGCGGGATGGCTCACCAGGAGAGTTTTGACCCGAAACGGTACGCCCCGATTGAGTACCGCGGACCGATGAATTCGATCGAAACCAACGTTCCCGGCGTGTTCCTCAATGAGCGATGGGCACAAACCTCTCGCGTGATGGACAAATTGACTGTGTGTCGCTCGATGACGCACGGCGAGGCGGCTCACGAGCGTGGAACGCACAATATGTTCACGGGCTATCGTCCGAGCCCGGCGCTGTCTTATCCGAGCATGGGCAGTGTGGTAAGCCACGAGTTTGGGCCTCGAAATAATTTGCCCCAGTACATTTGCATTCCAAACCAGCCCAACGAATTCGCCGGAACGGGCTACCTGAGCTCTTCATTTGCTCCGTTCAGTCTTGGTGCCGATCCGGCTTCCGGTAATTTCACGGTCCGTGATCTGCAGCTGCCTGGTGGTGTCACCGACGAAAGGTTTACTCGCCGCCGTAAAGCGCTCGACGCCGTCAATGATTACTTTTTGACAAAGGAAAAGGCAGATTCGCTGGACGCTGTTGATACTTTCTATCAGCGGGCCTACGGAATGCTCAGCTCACAAACAGCTCGGGAAGCATTCGATCTGAGCAAAGAACCAGACGCCCTTCGTGATGAGTACGGACGCAATCAGGCTGGGGCGCGGATGCTGATGGCCCGTCGCCTTGTGGAAGCAGGTGCCCGTTTTGTCACCATGACGTACGGCGGCTGGGATATGCACGACAACATCGCGAACGGAATCAATAATCAGGTACCGCCTCTGGACCAGGCATTCGCTCGGCTGATTCGTGACCTTGACGAACGTGGACGTCTGAAGGATACGCTGGTTTGTGTCGCCAGCGAATTTGGGCGAACACCAAAGATTAACGGCACAGCGGGTCGAGACCACTGGCCGAAGGTGTTCAGCGTTGTGCTCGCCGGCGGCGGGATGAAGGGCGGCTTTGTCTACGGATCTTCCGATTCGACAGGAAGTGAGCCCGACGAGAAGCCTTTAAGTGTCGCCGACTGGGCTACGACCATCTACCACGCCCTGGGAATTGTCGCTGATAAAGAACTGATGGCTCCTGGCGATCGACCAATTGAAATTGTCGACGGTGGCAAGGTTCGCCGAGAGTTGCTTGTCTGA
- a CDS encoding VOC family protein, which translates to MPLIETFAHGQFSWVELVAEHLPSSIEFYKRIFEWQQHDLNHDCDDTLPHIQFESDGQPVAGLIQMAPELAKSGMPSVWNSYVCVNDVDETLSLAENLGGKITCPAMNAGEHGRVGFLSSPGGSIIGVWQKGSHGGASLRNELNSVCWNELISRDAAAARQFYGELFGWTFEPFQGDIDVEYFTIRCSTGEQMGGIMQMSSEWKETPSHWSVYFRVDAVDSVTAAVQRSGGAVVVPPFDTPVGRIAILADNNSAAFSIIRLNEEV; encoded by the coding sequence ATGCCGCTGATTGAAACGTTTGCCCACGGACAGTTTTCGTGGGTCGAACTCGTTGCCGAACATCTGCCATCCTCGATCGAGTTCTACAAGCGTATTTTCGAGTGGCAGCAACATGACCTGAACCATGACTGTGATGACACATTGCCGCATATCCAGTTTGAATCAGACGGCCAGCCAGTGGCTGGGTTGATTCAGATGGCTCCGGAACTGGCGAAGTCCGGAATGCCGAGCGTCTGGAATTCCTACGTGTGTGTGAATGATGTCGATGAAACTTTGAGTCTGGCAGAGAACCTGGGAGGAAAGATTACCTGCCCTGCGATGAATGCCGGCGAACATGGACGGGTGGGATTTCTGTCATCACCCGGTGGCAGCATCATTGGAGTCTGGCAGAAAGGTTCTCACGGCGGCGCTTCGTTGCGAAACGAACTCAACAGCGTCTGCTGGAATGAGCTGATTTCAAGAGATGCCGCGGCAGCCCGTCAGTTTTACGGTGAATTGTTTGGATGGACATTCGAGCCATTCCAGGGCGACATCGATGTCGAATACTTCACCATCAGGTGTTCCACGGGAGAACAAATGGGAGGCATCATGCAGATGTCGTCTGAATGGAAAGAGACGCCGTCGCACTGGTCGGTTTACTTCCGCGTTGATGCCGTGGACAGCGTCACTGCTGCCGTGCAGAGAAGCGGGGGGGCTGTCGTCGTTCCCCCGTTTGATACGCCTGTAGGTCGAATTGCCATCCTTGCCGATAACAATTCGGCCGCCTTCAGCATCATTCGACTGAATGAAGAGGTTTGA
- a CDS encoding PPC domain-containing protein, translating to MKKLLFVLAVSLLACNSDLLASDPTLSVITPRGAQRGTEQVFRFSGARLEDAEEIFFYEPGFEVVEIKPVNANTIDVKIRIAEDCELGEHTAQVRTKSGVSDYRTFFIGALPNVDEKEPNTEFSAPQIIEMNVTVNGVVQNEDVDYFEIEARKGQRLSVEVEGMRFGQTLFDPYIAILDQRRFELTAVDDSPLVRQDAVTSIVVPEDGRYIIEVRESGYGGNGNCRYRLHVGTFARPLAVFPPGGKAGEEVELSFIGDALGPFSKKVTLPADGTTETLIFPEDESGISPSGHIVRISPVPNALEAEPNNSFEQATVCEFPCSFNGVLQEPGDVDVYRFTAKKGQVFDVECFGRRIRSAIDPVMNIYLGNGKGVAGNDDSRGPDSYIKFTAPEDGEYLLRIADHLGRGGPEYTYRVEFQDVKPSLTLGIPRVARYSQSRQQIYVPRGGRFATLISADRQNFGGDLVMEDIQLPSGIKMISQPMPGNQNTMPVVFEAAADAPIGGALVDFRMKASDPNLNVSGRFINRADFVIANPGQSLYVWKDVERLPVAVVEELPFSIEIVQPQVPIVRNGSVELKIVATKKEGWDEDISVQFPYRPPGVGANSAIKIPKGQNEGLYLLNANGNAALGAWPVYAIASANVNGAAWTASQMATLEIAEPYIGIALKRSSVEVGQETEILGDVDVLKELKSPAVATLMGLPHKVTAEPLQITPETKELVFKIKTEADSPPGTHKNIFCQVVVTENNEPITHARVGSTEIRIDKPIPKPAAEPMPQAAVAKAEPAKPAPPAEKRLSRLEKLRLEAQKIKEGTP from the coding sequence ATGAAAAAACTCCTGTTTGTTCTGGCAGTCTCCCTTCTTGCCTGTAATTCGGACTTATTGGCTTCGGATCCGACGCTCTCCGTGATCACACCACGTGGTGCTCAGCGAGGTACGGAGCAGGTTTTCCGATTCTCCGGCGCCAGGCTGGAAGATGCGGAAGAGATCTTCTTTTACGAGCCCGGGTTTGAAGTCGTCGAAATCAAGCCTGTCAACGCAAACACCATCGATGTGAAGATCAGGATCGCGGAGGATTGCGAACTCGGCGAACATACGGCTCAGGTGAGGACAAAAAGTGGAGTTTCGGATTATCGAACATTCTTCATCGGTGCGTTGCCAAACGTTGATGAAAAAGAACCCAATACAGAGTTTTCGGCTCCACAGATCATCGAGATGAATGTTACGGTCAACGGCGTTGTTCAGAATGAGGACGTCGATTACTTCGAGATCGAGGCCAGGAAAGGGCAGCGGCTTTCCGTGGAAGTGGAAGGAATGCGTTTCGGGCAAACTTTGTTCGATCCCTACATCGCAATCCTGGATCAGCGTCGATTTGAATTGACTGCCGTCGATGATAGTCCCCTGGTTCGTCAGGATGCTGTGACATCCATCGTCGTACCGGAAGATGGCAGGTACATCATTGAGGTGCGTGAAAGTGGATATGGTGGCAATGGCAACTGCCGATACCGACTACATGTTGGGACGTTTGCACGTCCTCTTGCGGTATTTCCACCCGGAGGCAAGGCTGGAGAAGAGGTTGAGTTGTCATTCATCGGCGACGCTCTTGGACCATTTTCAAAGAAAGTGACTCTGCCGGCAGATGGAACGACGGAGACATTGATCTTTCCGGAAGACGAAAGTGGTATCTCTCCCTCCGGCCACATCGTTCGAATTTCTCCAGTGCCAAACGCATTGGAAGCTGAACCCAATAACTCATTTGAACAGGCCACGGTTTGCGAGTTTCCTTGTTCGTTTAATGGTGTCCTTCAGGAACCAGGTGACGTCGATGTATATCGATTCACGGCGAAGAAGGGGCAGGTTTTCGACGTGGAGTGTTTTGGGCGACGGATTCGTTCGGCAATCGACCCGGTGATGAACATTTACCTGGGGAATGGAAAGGGAGTGGCCGGGAATGATGACTCTCGCGGACCGGACAGCTACATCAAGTTCACCGCGCCTGAAGACGGTGAATATTTGCTTCGAATTGCGGACCATCTTGGTCGCGGCGGTCCGGAGTATACTTATCGTGTTGAGTTTCAGGATGTAAAGCCGTCATTGACGCTGGGGATACCACGCGTCGCTCGGTATTCGCAGTCTCGACAGCAGATTTATGTACCTCGGGGCGGTCGTTTCGCAACGCTCATTTCTGCCGATCGGCAGAACTTTGGTGGTGACCTCGTGATGGAAGACATCCAGTTGCCATCAGGAATCAAGATGATTTCGCAGCCGATGCCCGGAAATCAGAACACAATGCCAGTGGTGTTTGAAGCGGCCGCGGATGCCCCGATCGGGGGTGCTTTGGTCGACTTCCGAATGAAGGCATCCGATCCAAATCTGAATGTGAGCGGAAGATTCATCAATCGTGCGGATTTTGTAATCGCAAACCCAGGCCAGTCTCTCTACGTCTGGAAGGACGTCGAGCGTCTGCCGGTTGCAGTCGTGGAAGAATTGCCGTTCTCGATTGAAATTGTACAGCCGCAGGTGCCTATCGTGCGGAATGGATCGGTCGAACTGAAGATCGTTGCCACGAAGAAAGAGGGTTGGGATGAGGACATCAGTGTTCAGTTCCCGTATCGCCCTCCCGGAGTTGGAGCCAACAGTGCAATCAAGATTCCCAAAGGACAAAACGAGGGACTGTACCTGTTGAACGCAAATGGCAATGCCGCTCTGGGCGCCTGGCCGGTCTACGCAATTGCATCCGCGAACGTGAATGGTGCGGCCTGGACAGCATCTCAAATGGCTACGCTGGAGATTGCTGAACCTTATATAGGCATTGCTTTGAAAAGATCCTCAGTTGAAGTCGGTCAGGAGACGGAGATTCTGGGAGACGTCGATGTTCTGAAGGAACTGAAATCACCAGCCGTTGCGACCCTGATGGGCCTTCCGCACAAGGTCACTGCCGAGCCGCTCCAGATTACCCCGGAAACGAAGGAACTGGTCTTCAAAATCAAGACGGAAGCTGATAGCCCTCCAGGGACTCACAAGAACATTTTCTGTCAGGTCGTTGTGACGGAAAACAATGAACCGATCACCCATGCTCGGGTTGGCAGCACGGAAATTCGAATTGATAAACCCATTCCGAAACCAGCCGCAGAACCAATGCCGCAGGCGGCGGTTGCGAAGGCGGAACCTGCCAAGCCGGCACCACCCGCCGAAAAGCGACTGAGCCGACTGGAGAAACTGCGACTCGAAGCGCAGAAGATCAAAGAAGGTACTCCCTAG